One window from the genome of Longimicrobiaceae bacterium encodes:
- a CDS encoding arginine repressor has translation MKPQRHAVILELIRTRRVPSQEVLRELLAERGIDVAQATLSRDMRELGLVKLPDDQGGYVYSVPSNVTDPTPTLPRLLPTLYLGADGVGNLLIVRTLTGGAQPIAVALDREEWPEVVGTIAGDDSILLVLRSPDQLGPVTRRLEEIAGV, from the coding sequence GTGAAGCCCCAGCGCCACGCCGTCATCCTCGAGCTGATCCGCACCCGCCGCGTCCCTTCGCAGGAGGTGCTTCGCGAGCTGCTCGCCGAGCGGGGGATCGACGTCGCCCAGGCGACGCTCTCGCGCGACATGCGGGAGCTGGGGCTGGTGAAGCTTCCGGACGACCAGGGCGGCTACGTGTACTCGGTGCCCTCCAACGTCACCGATCCCACGCCGACCCTCCCGCGGCTCCTCCCCACGCTCTACCTGGGCGCGGACGGGGTAGGGAACCTGTTGATCGTGCGGACGCTCACCGGGGGCGCGCAGCCGATCGCCGTGGCGCTTGACCGGGAGGAGTGGCCGGAGGTGGTGGGGACCATCGCAGGGGACGACTCCATCCTGCTGGTGCTGCGGAGCCCGGACCAGCTCGGGCCGGTCACCCGCCGGCTGGAGGAGATCGCCGGAGTGTGA
- a CDS encoding response regulator, protein MEPQKTVLVVDDDSDSRNICSLFLQHHGYRVVEAVDGEEGVRRARVEHPALILMDVTLPVLDGWAATEQLKDDPETASIPVVILTGHALERDRARALSIGEGYLPKPCTPRRILEEVQRLIGLAAN, encoded by the coding sequence GTGGAGCCGCAGAAAACCGTCCTGGTGGTCGACGACGACAGCGACAGCCGGAACATCTGCTCTCTTTTCCTTCAGCATCACGGCTATCGCGTGGTCGAAGCCGTGGACGGGGAGGAGGGCGTCCGCCGCGCGCGCGTGGAGCACCCGGCCCTGATCCTGATGGACGTGACGCTCCCCGTCCTGGACGGGTGGGCGGCGACGGAGCAGCTCAAGGACGACCCGGAGACGGCGTCCATCCCCGTGGTGATCCTCACCGGGCACGCCCTGGAGCGCGACCGGGCGCGGGCGCTCTCGATCGGCGAGGGGTACCTCCCCAAGCCCTGCACCCCGCGGCGCATCCTGGAAGAGGTGCAGCGGCTGATCGGCCTGGCGGCGAACTGA
- a CDS encoding cupin domain-containing protein: protein MSSINRPLAGPMMTFDLREQLQSLRGEEAYRRSGRAGRTLAKSGRFRLTLVAMAEGNEIGTHQADSPMTLHVLEGAIHFRAGEGSHDLRAGEVLFFGPGDAHDIRASEASALLITISAVGDDHLMQHPGDYPSGAEGNAASS, encoded by the coding sequence ATGTCCTCGATCAACCGTCCCCTGGCGGGCCCCATGATGACCTTCGACCTCCGCGAGCAGCTGCAGTCGCTCCGGGGGGAGGAGGCGTACAGGCGGAGCGGGCGCGCGGGCCGCACCCTCGCCAAGTCCGGCCGCTTCCGTCTCACCCTGGTCGCCATGGCGGAGGGGAACGAGATCGGGACGCACCAGGCGGACTCGCCCATGACGCTGCACGTGCTGGAGGGCGCCATCCACTTCCGCGCGGGCGAGGGGAGCCACGACCTGCGCGCCGGAGAGGTGCTCTTCTTCGGGCCGGGAGACGCGCACGACATCCGGGCCTCGGAGGCCAGCGCGCTGCTCATCACCATCTCCGCCGTGGGCGACGACCACCTCATGCAGCACCCGGGCGACTACCCGTCCGGCGCCGAGGGGAACGCGGCGTCCTCCTGA
- a CDS encoding SusC/RagA family TonB-linked outer membrane protein yields MRSFVRRGSLLGLAVVALLAAAAAPLAAQAVGTVRGTVTDAGSQRPLAGAQITIVGSARRAVTGETGEYAIANVPAGPAQVRAEMIGHTAATRSVTVGTGQTARADFALSTSALELDALVVTGTAGATQRRAIGNAVNSISAEELTAKAPITSVTQMLQARAPGLSISPGAGTSGTAAQIRIRGQSSLAGAQIPIFIVDGVRISNVQSGYAVSGQSRNPLDFINPDDIESIEVVKGPAAATLYGAEAANGVIQVITKKGRKGQQGLQWNAKAEYGQIDWTIETPTNWTLCSNARVRNSGSGAVGSFPGCAGVDTTLAAGDERRMISANLLQEAGALRQGDLRNYVLSARGGGDRYSFFVSGDRLQESGVQYNNENSRTSGRANFTVNPLSTLDLAVTVSYARTHSQLPLNDNASNGVLRNAIRGVPGRQGNYGIGWLGLSPAEANIYDNQLRADRFVGGATVNWTPLSWFRNRLVAGVDHNVSVGTVFYPIWRGTAPPPFGVDRAGGEINQFTPERHSYTLDYAGTISNTLPWGDVSSDFSFGAQLNARRYEYTEAIGTGLVSDDVRLVGTAAIIKGDTWLSEQTSLGFFVQEQVGLSNKLFLTGALRVDDNSAFGEDFSTVIYPKLSASYVVSDEPWFRLPRVDNLRLRAAWGQAGNSPAPFSADRTYGGATLVEASGKTTPALHAAAYGNPNLRAETGSEVELGFESSLFDGRAGVDFSYYNKRTFDALIPIPVPPSSGFGGLNQPGNIGYRTRLENAGEIANSGIELSLFGTPVESRALTWEARVGLSTNRNELVDLGGLEPQLRGDFATTQWIREGYPLGSYFGIQVQRNEDGTTKKSANGRGLLSTDTVYIGSSTPTREASLANTLTLLGNLRFYVFADYKGGNYMWNAGEFIRYSNGVSRIGANPALDPEVYAERTSGSTLPFVTRADFVKLREVSVSYTIPQRLTRGFGTDELTFMLSGRNLAMWTNYLGMDPEVNFNGIANTAGFGSVDRSDYMSVPMLRRLQASISARF; encoded by the coding sequence ATGAGATCCTTCGTTCGTCGCGGATCGCTGCTGGGGCTCGCCGTGGTGGCGCTGCTCGCGGCGGCCGCAGCTCCCTTGGCCGCGCAGGCGGTCGGGACCGTCCGGGGCACGGTTACCGACGCCGGCAGCCAGAGGCCGCTCGCCGGTGCGCAGATCACGATCGTCGGCTCCGCCCGGCGCGCGGTCACCGGCGAGACGGGTGAGTACGCCATCGCCAACGTCCCCGCGGGTCCGGCGCAGGTCCGAGCCGAGATGATCGGCCATACCGCCGCTACCCGGTCCGTCACGGTGGGCACCGGCCAGACTGCCCGCGCCGACTTCGCCCTCTCCACCAGCGCGCTGGAGCTGGACGCCCTGGTGGTTACCGGCACCGCCGGCGCCACGCAGCGCCGGGCCATCGGGAACGCGGTGAACAGCATCTCCGCGGAGGAGCTCACCGCGAAGGCCCCCATCACCAGCGTCACGCAGATGCTGCAGGCGCGAGCCCCGGGGCTGAGCATCAGCCCCGGCGCCGGCACCTCCGGCACCGCCGCGCAGATCCGCATCCGCGGACAGAGCTCCCTGGCCGGCGCGCAGATCCCCATCTTCATCGTGGACGGGGTGCGGATCAGCAACGTCCAGAGCGGGTACGCCGTCTCCGGCCAGTCCCGCAACCCGCTGGACTTCATCAACCCCGACGACATCGAGAGCATCGAGGTGGTGAAGGGGCCCGCGGCGGCGACCCTGTACGGAGCGGAGGCGGCCAACGGGGTGATCCAGGTCATCACCAAGAAGGGGCGCAAGGGCCAGCAGGGGCTCCAGTGGAACGCGAAGGCCGAGTACGGCCAGATCGACTGGACCATCGAAACGCCCACCAACTGGACGCTCTGCTCCAACGCGCGCGTCCGCAACTCGGGGAGCGGCGCGGTGGGCTCCTTCCCGGGCTGCGCCGGGGTCGACACCACGCTGGCCGCGGGCGACGAGCGCCGGATGATCAGTGCGAACCTGCTGCAGGAGGCGGGTGCGCTGCGCCAGGGCGACCTGAGGAACTACGTGCTCAGCGCGCGGGGCGGCGGGGACCGCTACTCCTTCTTCGTCTCGGGCGACCGGCTCCAGGAATCGGGGGTCCAGTACAACAACGAGAACTCGCGCACGAGCGGCCGGGCGAACTTCACCGTCAACCCGCTGTCCACGCTCGACCTGGCGGTGACCGTCTCGTACGCCCGTACGCATTCGCAGCTGCCGCTCAACGACAACGCCTCGAACGGCGTGCTGCGCAACGCGATCCGCGGCGTCCCCGGCCGCCAGGGGAACTACGGCATCGGCTGGCTGGGCCTTTCTCCGGCCGAGGCGAACATCTATGACAACCAGCTGCGTGCCGACCGCTTCGTCGGCGGCGCGACCGTGAACTGGACGCCGCTCAGCTGGTTCAGGAACCGCCTGGTCGCGGGCGTGGACCACAACGTCAGCGTCGGCACCGTGTTCTACCCGATCTGGCGCGGCACCGCTCCGCCCCCCTTCGGCGTGGACCGCGCCGGCGGCGAGATCAACCAGTTCACGCCGGAGCGCCACAGCTACACCCTCGACTACGCGGGCACCATCAGCAACACCCTCCCCTGGGGCGACGTGAGCTCCGACTTCTCCTTCGGCGCGCAGCTGAACGCCCGCCGCTACGAGTACACGGAGGCGATCGGCACCGGGCTGGTGTCGGACGACGTGCGGCTGGTCGGCACCGCCGCGATCATCAAGGGCGACACCTGGCTCTCGGAGCAGACCTCGCTCGGCTTCTTCGTGCAGGAGCAGGTCGGTCTTTCCAACAAGCTCTTCCTGACCGGGGCGCTGCGGGTGGACGACAACTCCGCCTTCGGTGAGGACTTCTCGACGGTGATCTACCCGAAGCTCTCCGCCTCGTACGTCGTCTCGGACGAGCCCTGGTTCCGGCTTCCCCGCGTGGACAACCTCCGCCTGCGCGCCGCGTGGGGCCAGGCGGGCAACTCGCCGGCCCCCTTCTCCGCCGACCGCACCTACGGCGGGGCCACGCTGGTGGAGGCCAGTGGCAAGACCACCCCGGCCCTGCACGCGGCGGCGTACGGCAACCCGAACCTCAGGGCCGAGACCGGCTCCGAGGTCGAGCTCGGGTTCGAGAGCTCCCTCTTCGACGGCCGCGCCGGCGTGGACTTCAGCTATTACAACAAGCGCACCTTCGACGCGCTGATCCCGATCCCGGTGCCGCCGTCGTCGGGCTTCGGCGGGCTCAACCAGCCCGGGAACATCGGCTACCGCACCCGGCTGGAGAACGCGGGCGAGATCGCGAACTCGGGGATCGAGCTTTCGCTCTTCGGCACTCCCGTGGAGTCGCGCGCCCTGACGTGGGAGGCGCGCGTGGGCCTTTCCACCAACCGCAACGAGCTGGTGGACCTGGGCGGCCTGGAGCCTCAGCTCCGTGGCGACTTCGCCACCACGCAGTGGATCCGGGAGGGCTACCCGCTGGGCAGCTACTTCGGCATCCAGGTGCAGCGCAACGAGGACGGCACCACAAAGAAGAGCGCGAACGGCCGCGGCCTGCTGAGCACCGACACCGTCTACATCGGATCGTCGACTCCCACGCGCGAGGCCTCGCTGGCGAACACGCTCACCCTCCTGGGCAACCTCCGCTTCTACGTGTTCGCCGACTACAAGGGCGGCAACTACATGTGGAACGCGGGGGAGTTCATCCGCTACTCCAACGGCGTCTCCAGGATCGGCGCGAACCCGGCGCTGGACCCCGAGGTGTACGCGGAGCGGACCTCCGGCTCCACGCTCCCCTTCGTGACCAGGGCGGACTTCGTGAAGCTGCGTGAGGTCTCGGTGTCCTACACCATCCCGCAGCGGCTGACCCGGGGCTTCGGCACCGACGAGCTGACCTTCATGCTCTCCGGCCGCAACCTGGCGATGTGGACCAACTACCTGGGGATGGACCCGGAAGTGAACTTCAACGGGATCGCGAACACGGCGGGCTTCGGCTCGGTCGACCGCTCCGACTACATGTCGGTGCCGATGCTGCGCCGCCTTCAGGCCTCCATCAGCGCCCGCTTCTAA